Part of the Gammaproteobacteria bacterium genome is shown below.
CAACGAGGGGCAACCCATTCTATGGTGGTCGCCCGATCCGCGTGCCGTATTGTTCCCGTCGCGCGTGAAGATTTCGCGCAGTCTGCATAGAACTCTCAAGCAGGGCCGCTACCGGGTTACGATGGATCAGGCCTTCCGCAGCGTGATGGAGGGCTGCGCCGAACCGCGCAACGGCGTCCCGGGGACCTGGATCACGCGCGCCATGATAGAGGCCTATACCGATCTGCACAAAAGAGGGTTCGCACATTCCATAGAGACCTGGCGCGATGGCCGGCTGGTGGGCGGACTTTACGGCGTTGCGCTGGGGCGAGTGTTCTTCGGCGAATCCATGTTCAGCCGCAGCCCGGACGCCTCCAAGGTCGCGCTGGTTTCCCTCGCCCGGCAGTTGGCAGCGTGGGGATACGGTCTGATAGACTGCCAAATCTACACCGAGCACCTGGCGAGCCTCGGGGCGGAGACCATCCCCCGCGAGATATTTACCTGTTTTTTGGAGCAGTGGGCAGAACAGCCCGGCCGAGACGCCCCTTGGCGCTTTCCGGTCGCTCCCGGCGTCCTGTGACGTACAAAGATGTACTAATGTCGCGGGAGGCAGGATGCCGGGAGCGATCCTCCCGCGACATTAGTAGAACTCTTCGCTATCGCTCTTCCCTGTATGTCAAAAGAGCATGACTGAATCTCGATCTCCACAAGTCTCCGGCACTGCGGCGCAGCCCGATATCCATGCCCTGGATTTTTATCTCGCCGGGCCGCACCCCTGCAATTATCTTCCCGGACGGATAGCCGGGACACTCTATGCCGATCCTTATCAGCCGGTCAGCACCGCCCTGTACAGCCGGTTGATAGATCACGGCTTCCGGCGCAGCGGCGAGTATCTGTACCGCCCGCACTGTCAGGGCTGCGAGGCCTGTATTCCGGTGCGCATCCCCGTCGCTGAATTCCAACCCAAGCGCAATCAACTCCGCACCTGGCGGCGCAATCAGGATCTCACGGTACGGACCGTGGACGGGCACTATCGGGAAGACCATTTCCAACTCTATCAGCGCTATCTGGCAAGCCGCCACCCCGGCGGCGG
Proteins encoded:
- a CDS encoding leucyl/phenylalanyl-tRNA--protein transferase, whose amino-acid sequence is MDERVNIPCWLSAEDQKFPDVNLALREPDGLLALGGDLSPERLLAAYRKGIFPWYNEGQPILWWSPDPRAVLFPSRVKISRSLHRTLKQGRYRVTMDQAFRSVMEGCAEPRNGVPGTWITRAMIEAYTDLHKRGFAHSIETWRDGRLVGGLYGVALGRVFFGESMFSRSPDASKVALVSLARQLAAWGYGLIDCQIYTEHLASLGAETIPREIFTCFLEQWAEQPGRDAPWRFPVAPGVL
- a CDS encoding arginyltransferase, which encodes MTESRSPQVSGTAAQPDIHALDFYLAGPHPCNYLPGRIAGTLYADPYQPVSTALYSRLIDHGFRRSGEYLYRPHCQGCEACIPVRIPVAEFQPKRNQLRTWRRNQDLTVRTVDGHYREDHFQLYQRYLASRHPGGGMDGTAPEQYQSFLLCPGLDTLLYEFRSGDRLLAVAVTDRLEQGLSAVYTFYDPDQPARSLGRYSILWQIHEARRLGLPWLCLGYWIKECRKMSYKDEYRPLETYRHGHWSRSEEN